From the genome of Lemur catta isolate mLemCat1 chromosome 18, mLemCat1.pri, whole genome shotgun sequence:
TAAAAGGGTTCACTTTTACTTCATGAATAGTGGTTATAATAActgctttaaagtctttaatACTTCCAACACCTGGGTTACTTGGCGATggcattgattgattgattgtctttttccttcaaaattaatTGGATTTTCTTGGATGTTAATATGTTGaataattttggattgtatcctGGAAATTTAAAGTATTATGTCTCTGGAGaatgtttagtttttgttttagcagACAATCAAACCAATTAGGTTAAGGCCACAGGCTTTGCCTTGCTTTCTTGGGATGATGATTCCAGTATTAGGTCagtttttaaagccttttatAAGCTCTTTGCATCTGCCCAGTGCATGTGCTACTTGGGGTTTACTCTGGGACTTGGCAGTGGTTTATGTTGtagtttatttttcaaaggatGCTCAGGTGTGAGCCTGAGACTTGTGTTGGTTATACACAGAATTAGGGGattcctttccctcttctttctggGTTCTCCTTTTCTCAGTTCCTAAGGATGTTCTTGGTTCCTCTGGCCAGAAATATGGGCTTGTCTCAGAGTTTTAGACCCCCACACTGTTGTACAGTTCCATGTGACTAGAGCTGCCTTCAGGGTGAAGTGGcaagagaaatgagagagaaaataatttctttcagaCTGCAAGTGTCCCTTTGTACATTTCCTCTAGCCAGGGAGATGGTTTTTCAGGTGTCCATAGCACTGCCACTGTGGCAGTGCAGCTCTGTGACTGGGCCTGGCCTTTTCCCTATGTCCCCCCACACTGGCCTCTCCCACATTCACCCTACACATCCCCGGCGCACTCCTCGGTGATCCTGGGGCTGTGACTCTGGGGGGCCCGGAGCCTCACGATGTCAGGTGGGTCTTCAGAGGCCAGGATCAGGCAGAGAGGGGGCCCTGTCCGTGCACAGCCACCCTCATCCATTCAACTGTGGCCTCGAGGCCCTGAGGGGGACAGAGGTAGGTAGGAGAGCACTTAGCACATCTGAGCCTGAGATGGGGCCCCAGCTGACCCTGGGGGGCTCGTGGGGTTCCTTGGGCACTGTATGGATGGGTTAGACACGAGTCAGCAATTCAACTCTTCTCTCTGCAGGTGATAGTTGGTAACAGTTGGGTGTATGCACTTTTTTCCACTCTGTGTTCATTTACACATGTGTCTAATTATGTTCCCACATAGTTTTGTTCACATAAATGAGGTCATAATAATGATCTGCAGTTTTTCACTTTAGAAATACATCTTAGATATGCTTCCTCATCAGTAATATAGgtcaaattcattatttttaagttatatagtattttatagcATAAATGGACTATAAACCATTAAATCAGTCCCCTAGTAATGACTATTTAAGTTATTTCAATTAAATGTTATTACCAAAGACTGACTATTTTAATACAGCTTATATCGATGAGCCAGTATTTCTGGTGTCTTGCCTTTGAAGTCAGGGCTTTGGCCATTTCTGGCAGAAAAGACTGGGCAGcacttttgtcttttccttagaGGGGGCTCAGCTGTTAAAAGCCATCGGAGGCCTGAGTAATAGCTGCCCTTATGACATCAGCAGTGTCCCTCCTCCACTCCTGCTGTGCCGTGGCTGAGGAACACAGGCCTGAGGGGATTCGAACCATCGACACCCAATCTCTGCGTGACCAATGGTGAGTAAGAAAGAGCTCCTTTCTCTTTCATGGGCACCAAGGGCACACGGGGCTTGTCACAGGTGTCCCCATGGATCTCTCAGGATGAGGGGACCCCAGTCACTGAAGACTCTGAGGAGCCCTGGAAGCTGGGGATGTGTAGGTGATTGAATGGAGAGGGAGGGACAGCAGCCTCACTTGCCTTCCCTCTAATGCCGCCTGCAGGAGAAGCAAcagaatgaaagtaaaaataacaccCCCCAAAAAGATGAGCCTCAGAAGAAAGAGAAGCCGACCTCAGCACCACTAACCCCAGAGGCGAGGACAGAGGTAGGAGGAGCCCTGACCTGGATGTCACTGATCCTTGTGTCCTAGTGTCTTTTGCACGGTCCTGAGCTAAGAGCAGAAATAAACTCCCTGTTTGTCTTTTCCCCCATTTCCTTCTCAGGCTAAAACTCTGGCTCTGATTGAGAAACTGAAAGAGGAGCAGGCTAACAGGAAAGCCATAAAGGTATGACCACCCAGACGAcgcagggctggggctgagggggcTGTGTTTGTGGAAGGAATGACCAAGACAGGGGAAGCTTGAGTTAGttagaattgtgtgtgtgtgagagagagagagtgagagagagggagaatgttTGACCTTGTGCATGTATGTTTGCTTGTGAATTAAGATTTAAAGTATGAAAGTCAAGGAAAGTGAAAATGGGGAAGAAACAAGAGAGGCCAACCTTTACGGGGTGGGGGAAACTTTGAATACTACAAcatgacagagggagagagaaggttGTGCATTTGAGCTGCAGTCAGGGGTGAGAGGGCAGGACCAGCAAAGATGCCACTTCTccagcagatgggaggggagtgAAGGGAAGAGTCATGGATCCCAGGTAGGTGGTCGGGCCCAGGTGGAACATGGTAACCCTCTGACCCCCAGATCACAGGGTTCTTCCTCTAGACTGGCCAACCAGGCCCATGCAAAACCAGGTGAGGGAGCTAGGACAGGTgtactcccattttgcagatggggacaTTGAGACTCAGAGGTTCAAGGTGAGGTGTCCATGTCCAttaatctgcaggtggcagaggtgggacacCTACCTCATCTCTTGGGTCCAGCTGTTACCCTCCTCAGTGTTCCTGAATTTCAGAAGGGACAATTGTTGATAGGGAATCAGGGCCTTTTCTGGCACACCTAGGGCTGAAGTGGGTGGGGAGCATTCTCTGAATGTCCCTCTTTTCTCTTGAAAGCCCCCAGAAAACGAAAAGAAGGTCTTTGACAAAGGTACAGCAGTCATAACTATCCAGGCCTGGTGGCGGGGCACACTGGTACGTCGGGTGCTGCTGCATGCAGCCCTCAGGGCCTGGAGCATTCAGTGCTGGTGGCGGCTGATGCTGTCCAAGCTTCTGAGGAAGAGGCGGCGGGCGGTGCTAGAGTCCTTTTCACGGGAGGAGTGGGCAGCAGTCACACTGCAGTCCTGGGCCCGCATGTGGCGTGTCCGCTGGCGCTACTGCCAGGTGCTCAACGCTGTCCGCATCATCCAGGCCTACTGGAGGTGCCACTCCTGTGCTTCCCGGGGTCTCATCAAGGGCCAGTACAGAGTCACAGCCAGCCAGCTGCAACTCCAGCTGGAGATCTTGCTGGGCTCTGGGCCTTGCACTGTGACGGAGTGTATTCCCCTCCCAATAAAGGACTGAAGTGGTCTTTTCCAGACATTCTCTGTTTGACAAGCTCCAGGAAGTCAGGGCAAATGATGGCAGATACTCGGCATCTCATATACCAGTTCTGAGGAATTGGCAGGATTCTGAGCCCCTTGTCCAGACTGAGCAGAGACTGCAATTGATTAGCTATGTCTGCCACAGGTAGGAAAGCTGGGGGTACAGATCTGCCGTTGGCCAACTCCAAGGAGCATCATTCACGTTTGGCCTATGTAAATGGTGCGCTCTCCCCAAGACTGTGTATAATGGAAGCCTTTGGGAGGGTGGCCAAGACAATGGAAGCATATTCTCCAAGAATTCACCCTTCTGGGTCTAGTTGCTCAGAGCttgttcccccacccccatgactGAGAGGAGCACGCCCACCCCAAGCCCTGTGAATCCTGTCTCCCTGCCTAGCTGGGGACTGTATCCTCATACTCAGCTTCTAAGTCAGAATCTTGAGCCCCTAACTGGAAGCTGTTAGAGACCACGACCCAAGTTCTCACTCTCACCGCAAACACCATCCATTCTTTCCCCCGGCCCCTGGAAACTAGGACTCGTTCTCCTCCAGACCCGCCCTGTGTGCGTGGCTCCTTAGGCAAGAGGGTGGGGGAGAAGCATTCCactgccagcccagccccagggagtGTCAGGCTATCACGgacccaggagggaggaggcattAGTCTTGTctccctcaccctctccccaggcccagccactgCAGGGGCCGGGTGAGGCAGAGCTGGCTCCTCTGAACATCCCTTCCTGTGAAATGCTGCCACCTGGGGCTGGGATTGGGTCCCAGGTGATGATCAAAGGCCAGTTTAGAGGTCAAGGTCTGAACCTCTGTTTGTGTGGACACTGCTGTGTTCCCTGCAGAAAGGGAGGAGTTTGGGGTCTGGGTCATTCTCCACTGAGGCTGCAAGCTCAGAGCCCTGTGTCCAGCCATGCTCCATCGACTCTGCCCTGGTGAGCTGGTCCCTTGGCTCACAGAGTTTCAGCAATGCTGCCCAGATGTCTCAGGCTCTAGCTCTCTGTCTTGCTCTTGGGCGTGGGCTCTATATTTCCCGCTTTATCTTGATACATTCTGCCCCTGCGTCTCACTCAGGGCCTGGGTCTCTCGCACCCACTAGGAAGCATTTCTGTCTTTCTCCTGGCCTCCCTTTGTCTTGGGGTCAGTGTCTCAGGGCAAAGAGCTCTGTCCTAGGTCAGATCTCTGGCTCTGCTTCCCGCTGCTGTGTGGCCTCTCAGAACCCAGTTTTCTGAGCTGTGAGCTTGAGCTAATGATCTCCACTGTTCAGGGTGAATGTCAAGTACCATAAAAATTCAGCATCTTCAAAATGTCGAGTTctacaccttaaatatatgcaactttaatttgtaaattatacctcaagaaacctaaaaaaaaaaaaatcagcatcagCAACAAAATAAGGAAAGGGGTCACAGCCACAACCCTTAAATGCTGGTGGCCAAGGAAAAAGCAGCACTTTCCGAGGCCAACTGGGAAGGCCCAGCAGAGCCCGGGAGGTGTGCCCGTTGTTGCCAAGGTCCCCTGCTCCAGGCCCCTCGGTGGACAGGGCTGGCGACTACATGGTGTGTATATGCACAAGCAATACACATATCTAAGTTTACTTCTGTATCTAGATTGAAATCTACGAGTTCACATGGATACCTCCAATCCCAACTCCAAATCAGAGTTCTTTCTAGTTTGCTCCTTTCCGTATTTCTAACTCCTATTTCTGAAGTGCGACTCCTGGCTCCCATTATCCTCAATCAGTTTCTCACTTGATCTTTCCCGTGTGCAACTACCCTCCCGTGGCCACGGCTGGCCTCTCCCATATGTGGACACTGCCCCTGCTGTGCTTGAGCTCTGACACGCCACTCGCGGGGCTCAGGACTGGTCTCCTGATCCACGTCAATGCCCCTTACCCAGCTTGGCCTGATG
Proteins encoded in this window:
- the LOC123623391 gene encoding IQ domain-containing protein F1-like translates to MRPAPPTVGQHREGVRFSVLNFTFPSENHWGSGEDHFGGMKGAMWFLKVQNPPSEPLGPAGQAAVSGSAYEGHLSGGEGGAATEEMPQAGAGGRGHLSTAHSQETRSPPLRAEKQQNESKNNTPQKDEPQKKEKPTSAPLTPEARTEAKTLALIEKLKEEQANRKAIKPPENEKKVFDKGTAVITIQAWWRGTLVRRVLLHAALRAWSIQCWWRLMLSKLLRKRRRAVLESFSREEWAAVTLQSWARMWRVRWRYCQVLNAVRIIQAYWRCHSCASRGLIKGQYRVTASQLQLQLEILLGSGPCTVTECIPLPIKD